The DNA window AATAGGGTATTTACCAACTCTCCAGTTATAATCTTTTCCATTAGGGATAAGATCAAAAGGGAAGCCTTCATCTGTTTCGTTTGTAAGATAAGTGTTATGCACTAAAGGTTCATGCGATAACAAATATTCTAAAGGTACCGTGAAAACTTCTTCAACTTCTTCATTAGGTTTTATTGTGTTAACGTTTATATTCAAAAAGCCAACATACGAATATATCAAATAATTAAAGGGAGTAAGGAGATAATCCGCTGCTCCCAATATTTCTATGTTATTTGGTTGCAAGTTCAATTCCTCACAACTTTCTCTAATTGCTGCATTTTTTGGTGTTTCGTTGGCCTCGATTTCTCCTCCAGGGAAAGAAACTTCACCAGGTTGTCTCACTAAAGTTTTTGATCTCAATTCGTATAAAAGTTGTAAAGAGTTGTCTTTTTGTATCAAAGGGATCAATACAGAAAAACAATTTTCTACTCCAATAGGTTTTGGAGAATGATCTTTAAAAATCTCTTTAATTTCATCAATATTCACACAATCACCTTATTCACCA is part of the Petrotoga sibirica DSM 13575 genome and encodes:
- a CDS encoding NUDIX hydrolase, whose protein sequence is MNIDEIKEIFKDHSPKPIGVENCFSVLIPLIQKDNSLQLLYELRSKTLVRQPGEVSFPGGEIEANETPKNAAIRESCEELNLQPNNIEILGAADYLLTPFNYLIYSYVGFLNINVNTIKPNEEVEEVFTVPLEYLLSHEPLVHNTYLTNETDEGFPFDLIPNGKDYNWRVGKYPIYFYVYEDKIIWGITARLTYEFIKKLKR